The Vibrio tubiashii ATCC 19109 genome has a segment encoding these proteins:
- the dinB gene encoding DNA polymerase IV, whose product MSGEKVRKIIHVDMDCFYAAVEMRDNPSYRGRPLAVGGHEKQRGVLSTCNYEARKFGIRSAMPTARALQLCPQLLVVPGRMQVYKEVSKQIREIFSRYTSLIEPLSLDEAFLDVTESTQCQGSATLIAEAIRRDIWHELSLTASAGIAPVKFLAKVASDMNKPNGQFVIPPDSVQEVVDKLPLEKIPGVGKVSLEKLHQAGFYTGEDIKNSNYRDLLLRFGRLGASLWNKSHGIDNREVVVERERKSVGVERTFSQNISSYQECWQVIEEKLFPELEKRLEKASPDKAIIKQGIKLKFADFQLTTIEHIHPQLELEYFKQLLSDILKRQQGREIRLLGLNVMLKPEEQAKQLSFF is encoded by the coding sequence ATGTCAGGTGAAAAAGTACGAAAAATCATCCATGTCGATATGGATTGTTTTTATGCTGCGGTAGAAATGAGAGACAACCCTTCTTATCGTGGGCGACCGCTTGCTGTAGGTGGCCATGAGAAACAGCGTGGTGTCCTGAGTACCTGTAATTATGAGGCAAGAAAATTTGGTATTCGTAGCGCTATGCCAACGGCTCGTGCATTGCAACTATGCCCACAGTTACTTGTCGTGCCCGGTAGAATGCAAGTCTATAAAGAGGTTTCAAAACAGATCCGCGAAATCTTTTCCCGCTACACTTCATTGATCGAGCCTTTATCTCTGGATGAAGCCTTTCTCGACGTGACAGAAAGTACTCAGTGTCAGGGTTCAGCCACTCTGATTGCCGAAGCAATACGTCGTGACATCTGGCATGAACTTTCGTTAACCGCGTCGGCTGGTATTGCTCCAGTTAAATTCTTAGCCAAAGTCGCCTCTGACATGAATAAACCCAATGGACAATTTGTGATCCCGCCAGATAGCGTGCAAGAAGTGGTCGATAAACTTCCTTTAGAGAAGATACCTGGCGTCGGCAAAGTGAGTTTGGAAAAGCTACACCAAGCTGGCTTCTATACTGGTGAAGACATTAAAAACAGTAACTATCGCGATTTGCTACTTAGGTTTGGTCGATTGGGTGCTTCACTGTGGAATAAGAGCCACGGTATCGATAACCGCGAAGTGGTTGTCGAACGAGAGCGTAAATCGGTCGGCGTCGAGCGAACCTTTAGCCAAAATATTTCTTCCTATCAGGAGTGTTGGCAGGTGATCGAAGAAAAGCTCTTTCCGGAGCTCGAAAAACGTTTAGAAAAAGCCTCGCCTGACAAAGCCATCATTAAGCAAGGTATTAAGCTGAAGTTCGCTGATTTTCAATTAACCACCATTGAACATATTCACCCGCAGCTTGAACTGGAATATTTCAAGCAGCTATTGAGTGATATTTTGAAGCGCCAACAGGGCAGAGAGATTCGCCTGTTGGGTTTAAACGTTATGCTTAAACCGGAAGAGCAGGCGAAACAACTTAGCTTCTTTTAG
- a CDS encoding GGDEF domain-containing response regulator encodes MNNKVLVVEDSRAYQNYLTQQLTAIGCQVYSAETLAEAKHILQQHREFRFAVLDYCLPDAQDGEVIDLVLEHKHKAIVLTATFNEDARERFLAKGVVDYLLKNSMASVAYLIPLAKRLLNNDKHHALIVDDSPTVRAHVTQLLEHQYIKTTQAENGQIALERLKQDPTITFVITDHDMPEKDGIKMIQEIRQSYDNNSLGIIGLSGSNSKTLTAQFLKAGANDFLTKPFNQEEFYCRVHQLLNMREATEELYKLANQDALTGLWNRRFLFAQACSTCTDRCIAMLDIDHFKAVNDTYGHDGGDAALKVIANILKIYFPDEVVARFGGEEFCIQSHIPFDEFITRIENVRLRIEKTLIKHDSNSIQVTVSIGVCNSNASLNEQIKLADDRLYEAKAAGRNCTIYS; translated from the coding sequence TTGAACAATAAAGTACTGGTTGTGGAAGATAGCCGTGCGTACCAAAACTACCTGACACAGCAGTTAACCGCTATTGGTTGTCAGGTTTATAGCGCCGAAACCCTAGCTGAAGCCAAGCATATCCTGCAGCAACACCGAGAGTTCCGCTTTGCCGTTTTAGACTATTGTTTACCTGATGCTCAGGATGGAGAAGTTATCGACCTCGTACTGGAGCACAAGCATAAAGCCATCGTCCTTACGGCTACGTTCAATGAAGATGCCAGAGAGCGTTTTCTCGCAAAAGGCGTTGTCGACTACCTGCTGAAAAATAGTATGGCTTCAGTTGCTTACCTAATTCCTCTCGCTAAACGCCTACTCAACAACGATAAGCATCACGCTTTGATCGTTGATGATTCTCCCACCGTTCGTGCACATGTTACCCAGCTATTAGAGCACCAGTACATAAAAACGACTCAAGCGGAAAATGGCCAAATCGCACTAGAAAGGTTAAAGCAAGATCCTACCATTACCTTTGTGATTACAGATCATGATATGCCTGAAAAAGATGGCATCAAGATGATCCAAGAAATACGTCAATCTTATGACAACAATAGTTTGGGCATCATAGGCTTATCGGGCAGCAACTCTAAAACCCTCACAGCTCAGTTTCTAAAAGCAGGTGCCAATGACTTTTTAACTAAACCTTTTAATCAAGAAGAGTTTTATTGCCGGGTACATCAGCTGCTCAATATGCGAGAGGCTACGGAAGAGCTGTATAAGCTCGCCAACCAAGACGCGCTTACCGGGCTTTGGAATCGACGTTTCCTGTTTGCTCAAGCTTGCTCTACGTGCACAGATCGTTGCATCGCCATGCTGGATATTGACCATTTCAAGGCAGTTAATGATACCTATGGTCATGACGGGGGAGATGCTGCACTGAAAGTCATTGCCAATATTCTAAAGATCTATTTCCCTGATGAAGTAGTGGCAAGATTCGGTGGAGAAGAGTTCTGTATTCAATCTCATATCCCCTTTGATGAGTTCATAACCCGGATTGAAAATGTGCGGTTACGTATCGAAAAAACGCTCATCAAGCATGACTCCAATAGTATTCAAGTCACTGTCAGTATTGGAGTATGTAACAGTAACGCGAGCTTAAACGAGCAAATAAAGTTGGCAGATGACAGGCTTTATGAAGCAAAAGCAGCAGGAAGAAACTGCACAATTTATAGCTAA
- the nqrM gene encoding (Na+)-NQR maturation NqrM — protein MSTFLITFGVFMAVIAAMSIGYIIQKKVVKGSCGGLGAVGIDKVCNCPEPCDARKKREAREAARAEKLAAWEKDRIA, from the coding sequence ATGAGTACATTTTTAATTACCTTTGGTGTGTTTATGGCTGTGATTGCCGCTATGTCAATCGGCTATATTATCCAAAAGAAAGTGGTAAAAGGCAGCTGTGGCGGCCTGGGTGCAGTTGGTATCGACAAAGTATGTAATTGCCCTGAACCATGTGATGCACGTAAAAAGCGTGAAGCGCGTGAAGCGGCTAGAGCTGAAAAGCTAGCAGCATGGGAAAAAGATCGTATCGCCTAA
- a CDS encoding FAD:protein FMN transferase, with product MKKWLVAFASLLVLAGCEKPAEQVHLSGPTMGTTYNIKYISAEGIPSPQALQQEVDRLLEEVNDQMSTYRKDSELSRFNQLQSSESFEVSPQTVTVVKEAIRLNGLTQGALDVTVGPLVNLWGFGPEARPEVVPSDEELAARKAMTGIEHLSVEGNTLRKDIPNLYVDLSTIAKGWGVDVVADYIQSQGVKNYMVEVGGEMRLKGLNREGVKWRIAIEKPSTDERAIQEIIEPGDMAVATSGDYRIYFERDGVRYSHIINPQTGKPIRHKVVSVTVLDKSSMTADGLATGLMVLGEELGMQVANENNIPAFMIVKTQDGFKELASEAYKPFMNQ from the coding sequence GTGAAAAAGTGGCTTGTTGCATTTGCTTCTCTACTCGTTTTAGCTGGCTGTGAAAAGCCCGCAGAGCAGGTTCACCTAAGCGGCCCAACAATGGGGACGACTTACAATATTAAATATATCTCAGCGGAAGGTATCCCTTCTCCACAGGCGCTTCAGCAGGAAGTCGATCGTCTGCTTGAAGAGGTGAATGACCAGATGTCGACCTATCGCAAAGATTCTGAGTTAAGTCGCTTTAACCAACTGCAATCTTCTGAGTCATTCGAAGTGTCGCCTCAAACTGTCACTGTAGTGAAAGAAGCGATCCGTTTAAACGGTCTTACTCAAGGTGCGTTAGATGTGACAGTTGGTCCATTGGTTAACCTTTGGGGGTTTGGTCCTGAAGCTCGCCCTGAGGTAGTGCCAAGTGACGAAGAGTTGGCAGCACGTAAAGCGATGACGGGTATTGAACATCTTTCTGTTGAAGGCAATACACTCAGAAAAGATATTCCTAACCTTTATGTTGATCTATCGACAATTGCAAAAGGGTGGGGCGTAGATGTGGTTGCAGACTACATTCAATCTCAAGGCGTTAAGAACTACATGGTTGAAGTCGGCGGTGAAATGCGTCTGAAAGGTTTAAACCGTGAAGGCGTGAAATGGCGAATCGCCATTGAGAAACCATCGACTGACGAGCGTGCAATTCAAGAGATTATTGAACCAGGCGATATGGCGGTAGCGACATCGGGTGATTACCGTATCTATTTTGAGCGTGATGGCGTACGATACTCGCACATCATCAACCCGCAGACGGGTAAGCCTATTCGCCATAAGGTGGTGTCAGTCACTGTACTGGACAAGTCATCCATGACGGCAGATGGTTTGGCGACTGGCCTTATGGTTCTTGGTGAAGAGCTAGGTATGCAGGTGGCCAATGAAAACAATATTCCTGCGTTTATGATTGTTAAAACCCAAGATGGCTTTAAAGAGTTAGCTTCTGAAGCTTACAAGCCATTTATGAATCAATAA
- the nqrF gene encoding NADH:ubiquinone reductase (Na(+)-transporting) subunit F translates to MNTIIFGVVMFTLIILALVLVILFAKSKLVPSGDITISVNNDPNLAIVTQPGSKLLGALAGAGVFVSSACGGGGSCGQCRVKVKSGGGDILPTELDHITKGEAREGERLACQVAMKTDMDIELPEEIFGVKKWECSVISNDNKATFIKELKLQIPDGESVPFRAGGYIQIEAPAHHVKYADFDVPEEYREDWDKFNLFRYESKVNEETIRAYSMANYPEEEGIIMLNVRIATPPPNNPDVPPGIMSSFIWSLKEGDKCTISGPFGEFFAKDTDNEMVFVGGGAGMAPMRSHIFDQLKRLNSTRKMSFWYGARSKREMFYVEDFDGLQAENENFVWHCALSDPMPEDNWDGYTGFIHNVLYENYLKDHEAPEDCEYYMCGPPMMNAAVIGMLKDLGVEDENILLDDFGG, encoded by the coding sequence ATGAATACTATTATTTTTGGTGTAGTGATGTTTACCCTGATTATCTTGGCGCTAGTTTTAGTGATTCTATTCGCTAAATCTAAACTAGTACCATCAGGTGACATTACAATCTCTGTGAATAACGACCCAAATCTGGCGATCGTTACACAACCAGGCAGTAAGCTTCTGGGTGCTCTAGCTGGTGCTGGTGTATTCGTATCTTCTGCTTGTGGTGGCGGTGGCTCATGTGGCCAGTGTCGCGTAAAAGTTAAATCAGGTGGTGGCGACATCCTACCTACCGAGCTTGACCACATTACTAAAGGTGAAGCGCGTGAAGGTGAGCGTCTAGCGTGTCAGGTTGCAATGAAAACTGACATGGACATCGAACTTCCTGAAGAGATCTTCGGCGTTAAGAAGTGGGAATGTTCAGTTATCTCTAACGATAACAAAGCAACATTCATCAAAGAGCTTAAGCTACAAATTCCAGATGGCGAATCAGTACCTTTCCGTGCTGGTGGCTACATCCAGATTGAAGCTCCTGCTCACCACGTGAAATACGCTGACTTCGATGTACCAGAAGAGTACCGCGAAGATTGGGACAAGTTTAACCTGTTCCGCTACGAGTCTAAGGTAAACGAAGAAACAATCCGCGCTTACTCTATGGCTAACTACCCAGAAGAAGAAGGTATTATTATGCTAAACGTGCGTATCGCTACGCCGCCGCCTAATAATCCTGACGTACCACCAGGTATCATGTCTTCGTTCATCTGGTCTCTTAAAGAGGGCGACAAGTGTACTATTTCTGGTCCATTTGGTGAGTTCTTTGCGAAAGACACAGACAACGAGATGGTCTTCGTTGGTGGTGGTGCTGGTATGGCGCCAATGCGTTCGCACATCTTCGACCAGCTTAAGCGTCTTAACTCTACTCGTAAGATGTCTTTCTGGTACGGTGCGCGTTCTAAGCGTGAGATGTTCTACGTTGAAGACTTCGATGGCCTACAAGCTGAAAACGAAAACTTCGTGTGGCACTGTGCACTGTCTGACCCTATGCCAGAAGATAACTGGGATGGTTACACAGGCTTCATCCACAACGTACTGTACGAAAACTACCTGAAGGATCACGAAGCGCCTGAAGATTGTGAGTACTACATGTGTGGTCCACCGATGATGAACGCAGCTGTTATCGGCATGCTGAAAGATCTCGGTGTTGAAGACGAAAATATCCTACTGGATGACTTCGGCGGCTAA
- the nqrE gene encoding NADH:ubiquinone reductase (Na(+)-transporting) subunit E, with translation MEHYISLLVKSIFIENLALSFFLGMCTFLAVSKKVKTSFGLGVAVVFVLTVAVPVNNLLYNLVLKENALLEGVDLSFLNFITFIGVIAALVQILEMILDRFFPPLYNALGIFLPLITVNCAIFGGVSFMVQRDYNFAESVVYGFGSGVGWMLAIVALAGIREKMKYSDVPPGLRGLGITFITVGLMALGFMSFSGVQL, from the coding sequence ATGGAACACTACATTAGCTTGCTAGTTAAATCGATTTTCATCGAAAACTTAGCACTATCGTTCTTCTTAGGTATGTGTACATTCCTTGCTGTATCTAAGAAAGTTAAGACCTCTTTCGGTCTTGGCGTTGCCGTTGTTTTCGTACTGACTGTTGCAGTACCTGTGAACAACCTACTTTACAACCTAGTTCTTAAAGAGAATGCGTTACTTGAAGGTGTGGATCTTAGCTTCCTAAACTTCATTACCTTTATCGGTGTAATCGCGGCTCTTGTACAGATTCTAGAAATGATCTTAGACCGTTTCTTCCCACCTCTGTACAACGCACTAGGCATCTTCCTACCGCTGATTACAGTAAACTGTGCGATCTTCGGTGGCGTATCTTTCATGGTACAACGTGACTACAACTTTGCAGAGTCAGTAGTATACGGCTTTGGCTCAGGTGTGGGCTGGATGCTAGCTATCGTTGCTCTTGCAGGTATTCGTGAGAAGATGAAGTACTCTGATGTACCTCCAGGTCTACGTGGTCTTGGTATCACGTTCATCACAGTTGGTCTAATGGCGTTAGGCTTTATGTCTTTCTCTGGTGTTCAACTGTAA
- a CDS encoding NADH:ubiquinone reductase (Na(+)-transporting) subunit D: MSSAQNVKKSLLAPVLDNNPIALQVLGVCSALAVTTKLETAFVMTLAVIFVTALSNFFVSVIRNHIPNSVRIIVQMAIIASLVIVVDQVLKAYLYDISKQLSVFVGLIITNCIVMGRAEAFAMKSEPLPSLIDGIGNGLGYGFVLITVGFFRELFGSGKLFGMEVLPLVSNGGWYQPNGLMLLAPSAFFLIGFLIWAIRILKPEQVEAKE; this comes from the coding sequence ATGTCTAGCGCACAAAACGTTAAGAAGAGTCTATTAGCGCCAGTATTGGATAACAACCCAATCGCGCTTCAGGTTCTTGGTGTTTGTTCTGCATTGGCAGTAACAACTAAACTAGAAACGGCTTTTGTAATGACACTAGCGGTTATCTTTGTAACTGCACTGTCTAACTTCTTCGTTTCAGTCATCCGTAACCACATTCCTAACAGTGTGCGTATCATCGTTCAAATGGCGATCATCGCATCTCTAGTAATCGTGGTAGACCAAGTGCTAAAAGCTTACCTATACGATATCTCTAAGCAGCTATCGGTATTCGTAGGTCTAATCATCACGAACTGTATCGTTATGGGTCGTGCTGAAGCATTCGCAATGAAGTCTGAGCCTCTTCCATCACTTATCGATGGTATTGGTAACGGTCTTGGTTACGGTTTCGTTCTTATCACTGTTGGTTTCTTCCGCGAGCTATTTGGCTCAGGCAAATTATTTGGCATGGAAGTTCTACCTCTAGTGAGCAATGGTGGTTGGTACCAGCCTAACGGTTTGATGCTACTAGCACCATCTGCATTCTTCCTAATCGGTTTCCTTATCTGGGCAATCCGTATTCTGAAACCAGAGCAAGTAGAAGCGAAGGAGTAA
- a CDS encoding Na(+)-translocating NADH-quinone reductase subunit C, which translates to MASNNDSIKKTLGVVIGLSLVCSIIVSTAAVGLRDKQKANAVLDKQTKIVEVAGIDATGKKVPELFAEYIEPRLVDFDTGAFVEGDAASYDQRKAAKDPAESIKLTADQDKAKILRRANTGVIYLVKDGDAVSKIILPVHGTGLWSMMYAFVAVETDGNTVSAITYYEQGETPGLGGEIENPSWRAQFEGKKLFDENHKPAIKIVKGGAPAGSEHGVDGLSGATLTGNGVQGTFDFWLGDMGFGPFLAKVRDGGLN; encoded by the coding sequence ATGGCAAGTAATAACGACAGCATTAAAAAGACGCTGGGTGTTGTTATCGGGTTGAGCCTTGTTTGTTCAATCATCGTATCAACAGCAGCTGTAGGTCTACGTGACAAGCAAAAAGCTAACGCTGTACTAGATAAGCAAACTAAGATCGTTGAAGTTGCAGGTATCGACGCTACAGGCAAGAAAGTACCAGAGCTATTCGCTGAGTACATCGAGCCTCGTCTAGTTGATTTCGATACTGGTGCTTTCGTTGAAGGTGACGCTGCGTCATACGACCAACGTAAAGCTGCAAAAGATCCTGCTGAGTCTATCAAGCTAACCGCTGACCAAGACAAAGCGAAGATCCTACGTCGCGCAAACACGGGTGTTATTTACCTAGTGAAAGATGGCGATGCAGTATCTAAGATCATCCTACCTGTTCACGGTACGGGTCTATGGTCAATGATGTACGCTTTTGTTGCAGTAGAAACTGACGGTAACACTGTCTCTGCAATCACTTACTACGAACAGGGTGAAACTCCTGGACTTGGTGGTGAAATTGAGAACCCTTCTTGGCGTGCTCAGTTTGAAGGCAAGAAACTGTTTGATGAGAACCACAAACCAGCAATCAAGATTGTTAAAGGTGGCGCTCCAGCAGGTTCTGAACACGGTGTTGATGGCCTATCAGGTGCGACACTAACAGGTAACGGTGTTCAAGGTACATTTGATTTCTGGTTAGGCGATATGGGCTTTGGTCCATTCCTAGCAAAAGTTCGTGACGGAGGTCTGAACTAA
- a CDS encoding NADH:ubiquinone reductase (Na(+)-transporting) subunit B — protein sequence MALKKFIEDIEHHFEPGGKHEKWFALYEAAATLFYTPGLVTKKSSHVRDSVDLKRIMIMVWFAVFPAMFWGMYNAGGQAISALNHMYAGDQLAAVVVGNWHYWLTEMLGGTLAADAGVGSKMILGATYFLPIYATVFIVGGFWEVLFCMVRKHEVNEGFFVTSILFALIVPPTLPLWQAALGITFGVVVAKEIFGGTGRNFLNPALAGRAFLFFAYPAQISGDVVWTAADGFSGATALSQWAQGGNGALVNTVTGAPITWMDAFIGNIPGSIGEVSTLALMIGAAMIVYMRIASWRIIAGVMIGMIATATLFNVIGSDTNPMFNMPWHWHLVLGGFAFGMFFMATDPVSASFTNKGKWWYGALIGVMCVLIRVVNPAYPEGMMLAILFANLFAPLFDHVVIEKNIKRRLARYGK from the coding sequence ATGGCTCTTAAAAAGTTTATTGAAGACATCGAGCATCATTTTGAGCCAGGTGGTAAGCATGAGAAGTGGTTTGCTTTATATGAAGCAGCAGCAACACTTTTCTACACGCCAGGCTTGGTAACGAAAAAAAGCTCGCACGTTCGTGATAGCGTTGACCTAAAACGTATCATGATCATGGTTTGGTTCGCGGTATTCCCAGCAATGTTCTGGGGTATGTACAACGCGGGTGGCCAAGCTATCTCAGCACTTAATCACATGTATGCTGGTGATCAGCTAGCGGCTGTAGTTGTTGGCAACTGGCACTACTGGCTAACGGAAATGCTTGGGGGCACTTTAGCCGCCGATGCAGGCGTTGGCAGTAAGATGATCCTAGGTGCAACTTACTTCCTACCTATCTACGCAACGGTATTTATCGTTGGTGGTTTCTGGGAAGTACTGTTCTGTATGGTGCGTAAGCACGAAGTTAACGAAGGCTTCTTTGTTACTTCTATCCTATTTGCACTTATCGTTCCACCAACACTTCCTCTATGGCAAGCGGCGCTAGGTATTACCTTCGGTGTTGTAGTTGCCAAAGAGATCTTTGGTGGTACGGGTCGTAACTTCCTTAACCCAGCACTTGCTGGCCGTGCATTCCTATTCTTCGCTTACCCTGCGCAAATCTCAGGTGACGTAGTTTGGACTGCAGCTGATGGCTTCTCTGGTGCGACGGCGCTTAGCCAATGGGCACAAGGTGGTAACGGTGCACTAGTGAATACAGTGACAGGCGCTCCAATCACTTGGATGGACGCTTTCATCGGTAACATTCCTGGTTCTATTGGTGAAGTTTCGACACTGGCTCTAATGATCGGTGCAGCAATGATCGTGTACATGCGAATTGCTTCATGGCGCATTATTGCGGGTGTGATGATCGGTATGATTGCAACAGCGACTCTGTTCAATGTTATCGGTTCTGACACTAACCCAATGTTCAACATGCCATGGCACTGGCACCTAGTTCTAGGTGGTTTTGCATTCGGTATGTTCTTTATGGCAACGGACCCTGTATCCGCTTCATTTACTAACAAAGGTAAATGGTGGTACGGCGCGCTAATCGGCGTGATGTGTGTACTAATCCGTGTAGTAAACCCAGCTTACCCAGAAGGTATGATGCTGGCGATTCTATTCGCGAACCTGTTTGCACCTCTGTTCGACCATGTAGTTATCGAGAAGAACATCAAGCGGAGACTAGCACGCTATGGCAAGTAA
- a CDS encoding Na(+)-translocating NADH-quinone reductase subunit A: MITIKKGLDLPVAGTPTQVINDGKTIKKVALLGEEYVGMRPTMHVRVGDEVKKAQVLFEDKKNPGVKFTSPAAGKVIEINRGAKRVLQSVVIEVAGEEQVTFDKFEADKLAGLDRETVKTQLVESGLWTALRTRPFSKVPAIESSTKAIFVTAMDTNPLAAQPELIINEQQEAFVAGLDLLSTLTDGKVYVCKSGTSLPRSSQSNVEEHVFDGPHPAGLAGTHMHFLYPVNAENVAWSINYQDVIAFGKLFLTGELYTDRVISLAGPVVNNPRLVRTSLGACLDDVTDSELMPGEVRVISGSVLTGTHAIGPHAYLGRYHVQVSVLREGREKELFGWAMPGKNKFSITRSFLGHVFKGQLFNMTTTTNGSDRSMVPIGNYERVMPLDMEPTLLLRDLCAGDTDSAAALGALELDEEDVALCTFVCPGKYEYGELLRECLDTIEKEG; the protein is encoded by the coding sequence ATGATTACAATAAAGAAGGGTTTGGACCTTCCTGTTGCAGGAACTCCTACCCAGGTGATTAATGATGGTAAGACCATCAAAAAAGTCGCCTTGCTTGGCGAAGAGTACGTCGGCATGCGTCCTACTATGCATGTCCGCGTAGGCGATGAAGTAAAGAAAGCTCAAGTTCTTTTTGAAGATAAGAAGAACCCAGGTGTGAAATTTACTTCACCAGCAGCTGGTAAAGTGATCGAGATTAACCGTGGTGCTAAGCGTGTACTTCAATCTGTAGTGATTGAAGTGGCAGGTGAAGAGCAGGTGACATTCGATAAGTTTGAAGCTGATAAACTAGCAGGTCTTGACCGTGAAACGGTGAAAACTCAACTAGTTGAATCAGGCCTTTGGACCGCTTTACGTACTCGTCCGTTCAGCAAGGTTCCAGCAATCGAATCTTCTACTAAGGCTATTTTCGTTACTGCTATGGATACCAATCCATTGGCGGCTCAGCCTGAGTTGATCATCAATGAGCAACAAGAAGCGTTCGTTGCAGGTTTAGATCTGCTTTCAACTCTGACTGATGGCAAGGTTTACGTATGTAAATCTGGCACAAGTCTTCCTCGTTCTTCTCAATCAAATGTTGAAGAGCATGTATTTGATGGCCCTCACCCAGCAGGTCTTGCTGGCACCCACATGCATTTCCTATACCCAGTGAATGCAGAAAATGTGGCGTGGAGTATCAACTACCAAGACGTTATCGCGTTCGGTAAGTTGTTCCTAACTGGTGAACTTTACACTGACCGTGTTATTTCTCTGGCTGGCCCAGTAGTGAATAACCCTCGTCTAGTTCGTACATCTCTAGGTGCATGCCTTGATGACGTAACGGACAGCGAGCTAATGCCAGGTGAAGTTCGTGTGATTTCTGGTTCAGTACTAACTGGTACTCATGCAATTGGTCCTCACGCATACCTTGGTCGTTACCACGTACAGGTTTCTGTATTACGTGAAGGCCGTGAAAAAGAACTGTTCGGTTGGGCAATGCCTGGTAAGAACAAGTTCTCAATTACTCGCTCATTCCTTGGTCACGTATTCAAAGGTCAGTTGTTCAACATGACAACGACGACTAACGGTAGTGATCGTTCAATGGTTCCAATCGGCAACTACGAACGCGTAATGCCTCTAGATATGGAGCCAACTCTGCTACTTCGTGATCTATGCGCAGGTGATACTGACAGTGCAGCAGCACTAGGTGCGCTAGAGCTAGATGAAGAAGATGTAGCATTGTGTACCTTTGTGTGTCCTGGTAAATACGAGTACGGTGAACTCCTTCGTGAATGCCTAGATACCATCGAGAAGGAAGGGTAA
- the bolA gene encoding transcriptional regulator BolA: MIQEVIESKLKEAFNPDHLSVINESYMHNVPPGSESHFKVVIVSEAFEGARLIARHRQVNQVLAEELANQIHALSMHTYTADEWKEQNQLAPDSPMCLGGSK; encoded by the coding sequence ATGATCCAAGAAGTCATTGAAAGCAAGCTCAAAGAGGCCTTCAATCCAGACCACTTAAGCGTGATTAACGAAAGTTACATGCATAACGTTCCGCCAGGCTCAGAAAGCCACTTTAAGGTGGTTATTGTCAGTGAAGCATTTGAAGGGGCGCGTTTGATTGCACGTCACCGCCAAGTGAATCAAGTGCTTGCTGAAGAGTTAGCCAACCAAATTCATGCTTTGTCTATGCACACCTATACGGCTGATGAATGGAAAGAGCAGAATCAGCTCGCGCCAGATAGCCCGATGTGTTTAGGCGGTTCAAAATAA